The segment GGTCATTCTCTTCTTTAGGACTACCCTCTTTGAACTCTGTTTTGGAActgccttctccagcctctctttCAGGGTAGTCATCTTCACGCACTCTTTTAGGGCAGCCTGCCTCAGACTCTCTTTCTAGGCAGCCTTCTTCGGCTTCTTCCTGGGGGCAACCTTCTTCAGCCTCTTTTTCAGGGCTACTTTCTTTAGCACTTGTTTCACAGGCATTTTCTTCCAATTCTCCCCCATCTTCtgttttttcaaacttttttgaaTCAACAGGTTCTTCAAATGCCATTTCAGTTGTGGCTTCTTGAACATTCATTTTGAATGTGCTCAGTTGCTCTGAAAAATGCCTTACTCTAGAAGGCCCCGCCCTTTCCGAAGAACAGACAGAATTTAAACTCTGAAGGCCTCTGTTGGCCTCTGGAGCATCGAGGAAAGCCTCCCAGCCTCTCAgcctttcctccctttctcttgCGGTCTCCTCCACCTGGTAATCTGTAGTCCCATCCCATGCTTGGGCAGTGATTTGACGGCCACCAAACCACCTTCCATTGAGTGTTTGAATACAATAGTCAGCTTCCTCTGGATCCCTGTAGGACACAGAGGCCACACCATCTGGGTGTCTATCAAAGAGAAGGAGCTTCCTAATTTGTCCAAACTTTGAACACTCTACTCGAAGGTCTTCTCTGATCTCATTCAGTACCAATGGATCATCCTCAAAATCCATGGGATGAAACATATTTTTGATGATGACAACTCGTTTGTGGCGCATTCGAGATGTTCCAGCTCTTCTCTCAGGTCTCCAATCCAACTGTTTTTGTTGCATAGACAGCTTTTTCTTATAGTCTTTGCACTTCTTCTTCTTCGAGGCATCATATTCCCCCTTCAGTTGAAACTTTGCCACCTCAACATGTAATTTGTAGCCTCTAATTTCATCTTCATCCAGAAGCTTTAGTGCAAGATCCACAgattccctctttaaataacaGCAAAGCCCATCTCCTTTAAGATTTCCTTGATTATCTTTGTAAAGCTTGACCTTAAAGTCTTCTGTTTGAGGATCTCTCATAATAATGCCAAACTTGGACATGAGCTGTATAAATTCATCCACTGTAATGTCTGGAGGCAAACCAGACACATATACATTTGTATTTCTGTCTTCTTCAACATGAAACCATCCTGATTCtgcctttctcttttctcccctcTTCTTGGAATCACTGGGTTCAGGGGATTTTCTTTGTGGAGGCTCCTCTGCAGTCGGAGCACTGATATTTTGTACATTTACAGTAGAGCTAGACGCACCATCACTAGAAAAGCCGTAATTGGCCTGATAGGTAGCAATGAACTCTTCAGTGATCTTGGGGTACCAAGCCTTCTTGTTCAGGTCCCACTCGTAAGGGGTGTCGGCTGGCTGCTGCCCGAAAGAATCGGTTTCTCCGCCGGGATCTTTCTGGGTGTCGCCGTCCTTGGTGTCTCTGTACAGTTCTCGCATTCGCAACTGCTCATCAAACTCGTCGTTCCTAACCAAGTCGCTGCCTCTCATGGTGGCGACTTAGTCAGAGGCAGGGTCCAGGCCAGCGAAGAGGTTGATGACGCTGGCGGGCTCCGCAGGCCTTCGGCGCCACTGTTGATCCAGGGTGTGGCCGAAGTGCGTGCGCATGCGCGCAGCCACGGCTAACTGACCCGAGGAGACTGCGGCTCCCATGGCGACAACTGTAAATAACTTGAAGACAGAGGCCCTACAACATTGTTTATTACAGAGAAAACTACAAAAGCCCTAAATGTCCATCTCAGAGAGGGGATTTAATAAAGTATCTTCATGATGCAAGTCTTACAAAAGAATGAGATAGTCAAACTGTCAAGTTCTATTATTAAGTAAAAAGGCATGCTACAAGTTAGTATATTCTTATTTATAAATGAACTTAATGTTAATATCTAGATATATGTATTATGTAAAGGCACAGAAAGTTACCTGGTTGCCTATCTCCCCAAACTTAACACTACTTATTGCTGGAAATTGGAGGAGGTCAGAAAGAAAAGCTGTTTAATGTaaggggaggggcaggaaaaagtttagaaaagaagaaataaggttagaaaaagcacaaataacacttgatttcttctctgaatgGGCcaaaaaacaaactataaaaatatatttaagcaaGCACCTATCTACATTTAGATCCATACCTATCAGTTTAGGATTAGTATGAGGCTCAAACTAAATAATATATACAGAAGATTAGCAAAGTTCTTGGCACATTGTAAACCTTccaaaataactgctgaaaatatgtatacatttatatattgcatatatatgtataaattttaTTGTGAAGGATATACAAATACAATCAATTCTATTGACTAAGAACTGACAATTTTCTCTTGGGCATTAGAACAAATTCAGAACACTTAACATCAATTGCTATCTTCCTTGCCCATAAGCTTACCTCTGTTACAGTCTGCTTCTCTTTACTCTGGTGAAGCTCAATATCTGCTGGGAGTTTTGTCCTATACTATTTGGAAGAGAACCTGGCACACAGTATGATTCCTTTCTGCCAGTGCTTATCTCCTATACTAATTAAAATATTTGCCATATGATAAATGATTGAGTAGTAATCCCTATTTCCAACAAACATCTCAAAACAGGGGTTTGAATTTCATGCTTTCACTAATACTTTGACTTGTTAAAACATTTGACCAAGTTCACCATTATCAAAAGCAAGCTCATGAGCTCTTTTGCTGAAAcaacaaagaaattaattttttaacagAGGTAGACTTGTTTCTGTGAAATGTCTCCCCAAATGGAAATGGGTAAAAATGAAATTGTATTGCTCCCTAGAATCT is part of the Manis pentadactyla isolate mManPen7 chromosome 1, mManPen7.hap1, whole genome shotgun sequence genome and harbors:
- the LOC118921877 gene encoding HIV Tat-specific factor 1-like; amino-acid sequence: MRGSDLVRNDEFDEQLRMRELYRDTKDGDTQKDPGGETDSFGQQPADTPYEWDLNKKAWYPKITEEFIATYQANYGFSSDGASSSTVNVQNISAPTAEEPPQRKSPEPSDSKKRGEKRKAESGWFHVEEDRNTNVYVSGLPPDITVDEFIQLMSKFGIIMRDPQTEDFKVKLYKDNQGNLKGDGLCCYLKRESVDLALKLLDEDEIRGYKLHVEVAKFQLKGEYDASKKKKCKDYKKKLSMQQKQLDWRPERRAGTSRMRHKRVVIIKNMFHPMDFEDDPLVLNEIREDLRVECSKFGQIRKLLLFDRHPDGVASVSYRDPEEADYCIQTLNGRWFGGRQITAQAWDGTTDYQVEETAREREERLRGWEAFLDAPEANRGLQSLNSVCSSERAGPSRVRHFSEQLSTFKMNVQEATTEMAFEEPVDSKKFEKTEDGGELEENACETSAKESSPEKEAEEGCPQEEAEEGCLERESEAGCPKRVREDDYPEREAGEGSSKTEFKEGSPKEENDPERESKKKKLKNNYEENDLAKESEEDGLEQKSEEGSPQKEAEDDLERESEEDCSAKQLEDGFEKEFEENDLEKDFDGDGSNKDFHENVLNKELEENDTEKSEYGDDSSERVFDEEVSDRELEEESDGKEENDMYEKVFDDESNENEDEEDADEKGLGGAGEKEDANEKMFEDSDENEDEIDVKDNEALDENRFEDDDSNEKLFDDEDSSEMLFDDSDERGTVGCLRNIKEEGPLSTDSSFVLSSDDNDDI